A genomic stretch from Leishmania infantum JPCM5 genome chromosome 25 includes:
- a CDS encoding gamma-tubulin, whose translation MPREIITIQAGQCGNQVGSEFWRQLCLEHGIRLDGVVEPYAVGGEDRKDVFFYQADDDHYVPRALLVDLEPRVINAVQRGSMQKLFNSENIFIHKEGGGAGNNWSHGYELGDQVQETLFDMIEREAENSDSLEGFVLTHSIAGGTGSGMGSYLLENLNDKFPKKLIQTYSVFPNQSRGGESDVIVQPYNSLLAVKRLTLHADCVVVLDNTALNRIVTDNLHIASPTVEQMNGLVSTVMAASTATLRYPGYMNNDLMSMLASLIPTPRCHFVCTGYTPTTLDTSNIQSSVRKTSVHDVMRRLLMPKNMMVSTSMKSGCYISLLNLIQGDVDPAQVHRSLERIRERSPTFIPWGPASIQVILSKKSPYVDTRHRVSGLVMANHTSIHTLFHRTLKQFDMLFGRGVFLDQYRKYGPTKDNLDEFSDARDVVESLVAEYKACESSDYIRNF comes from the coding sequence ATGCCTCGCGAGATCATCACCATTCAAGCCGGCCAGTGCGGCAACCAGGTAGGCAGCGAGTTCTGGCGGCAGCTCTGCCTCGAGCACGGCATCCGActcgacggcgtcgtggaGCCGtacgccgtcggcggtgaggaTCGCAAAGATGTTTTTTTCTATCAAGCCGACGACGACCACTACGTGCCGCGTGCGTTGCTCGTGGACCTTGAGCCGCGCGTGATcaacgcggtgcagcgcggctCGATGCAGAAGCTCTTCAACAGCGAGAACATCTTCATTCACAaggaaggcggtggcgccggcaaCAACTGGTCTCACGGCTACGAGCTGGGCGACCAGGTGCAGGAGACGCTCTTCGACATGATCGAGCGAGAGGCCGAGAACAGCGACAGCCTCGAGGGATTCGTTCTTACTCACTCCATTGCAGGCGGTACGGGAAGCGGCATGGGCAGCTACCTGCTGGAGAACTTGAACGATAAGTTCCCAAAGAAGCTCATCCAGACGTACAGCGTCTTCCCGAACCAGTCGCGTGGCGGCGAGAGCGACGTCATTGTCCAGCCGTACAACAGCCTACTAGCCGTGAAGCGGCTCACGCTGCACGCCGACTGCGTTGTCGTCCTCGACAACACCGCACTGAACCGTATCGTCACCGACAACCTCCACATCGCCTCCCCCACGGTGGAACAGATGAACGGGCTCGTCAGCACCGTCATGGCCgcctcgacggcgacgctgcgctaCCCGGGCTACATGAACAACGACTTGATGAGCATGCTCGCCTCGCTCATCccgacgccgcggtgccACTTTGTGTGCACCGGATACACCCCGACCACCCTCGACACCTCGAACATTCAGTCCTCGGTGCGCAAGACGTCCGTGCACGACGTGATGCGTCGACTGCTGATGCCGAAGAACATGATGGTGTCGACATCCATGAAGAGCGGCTGCTACATCTCTCTCCTAAACCTCATCCAGGGTGACGTCGACCCGGCACAGGTGCACCGCTCCCTCGAGCGGATTCGCGAGCGGTCACCGACGTTCATTCCGTGGGGGCCGGCCTCAATCCAGGTCATCCTGTCAAAGAAGTCGCCGTACGTGGACACGCGGCACCGGGTGAGCGGCCTCGTAATGGCGAACCACACGAGCATCCACACCCTCTTTCACCGCACACTGAAGCAGTTTGACATGCTGTTCGGCCGCGGCGTCTTCCTCGATCAGTACCGAAAGTATGGGCCGACCAAGGACAACCTGGACGAGTTCAGCGACGCGAGGGACGTCGTGGAGAGTTTGGTGGCGGAGTACAAGGCGTGTGAGAGCTCCGACTACATCCGCAACTTCTGA